One region of Natronorubrum aibiense genomic DNA includes:
- a CDS encoding CDC48 family AAA ATPase yields MKLTVKPLKQKDAGRGLAAIDRVSMRELDLENGDYIVIKGKGDNQSVARVWPGYPEDEGRGIVRIDGRLRQEADVGIDDRVEIEAADVNPAKSVTVALPQNLRIRGDIGPLVRDKLSGQAVTEGQTVPFSLSFGPMASSGQSVPLKIASSSPSGTVVITDSTNIEISETPAEQVSAGPGASPEGVPDVTYEDIGGLDDELDQVREMIELPMRHPELFQQLGIEPPKGVLLHGPPGTGKTLMAKAVANEIDAHFETISGPEIMSKYYGESEEKLREVFEEAEENAPSIVFIDELDSIAPKREEAGGDVERRVVAQLLSLMDGLEERGRVTVIAATNRVDDIDPALRRGGRFDREIEIGVPDKEGRKEILQVHTRGMPLTDSVDLEHYASNTHGFVGADLESLARESAMNALRRIRPELDLESEEIDADVLDRLQVNKQDFKEALKGIQPSAMREVFVEVPDVTWNDVGGLGDTKERLRETIQWPLDYPEVFEAMDMDAAKGVMMYGPPGTGKTLLAKAVANEAESNFISIKGPELLNKYVGESEKGVREIFEKARSNAPTVIFFDEIDSIAGERGQRQGDSGVGERVVSQLLTELDGLEELEDVVVIATTNRPDLIDSALLRPGRLDRHVHVPVPDEEGRKKIFEVHTRNKPLADTVDLDDLAARTEGYVGADIEAVTREASMAASREFITSVDPEDIGDSVGNVRISTEHFDHALEEVGPSVTPETRERYEELEEEFQQAEPTPEEDQLGRTFQ; encoded by the coding sequence ATGAAACTCACCGTCAAACCACTGAAACAGAAGGACGCAGGGCGTGGACTGGCCGCGATCGACCGCGTCTCGATGCGCGAACTCGACCTCGAAAACGGCGATTACATCGTTATCAAGGGGAAAGGTGACAACCAGTCCGTCGCCCGCGTCTGGCCGGGCTATCCCGAAGACGAAGGCCGCGGGATCGTCCGGATCGACGGCCGCCTGCGACAGGAAGCCGACGTCGGGATCGACGACCGTGTCGAGATCGAAGCCGCGGACGTCAATCCCGCGAAATCGGTCACGGTCGCGCTCCCGCAGAACCTGCGCATTCGTGGCGACATCGGGCCGCTCGTGCGCGACAAACTCAGCGGGCAGGCCGTCACCGAGGGCCAGACGGTACCGTTCTCGCTGTCGTTCGGCCCGATGGCCAGCTCCGGCCAGTCGGTCCCGCTGAAGATCGCGAGCAGTTCGCCCTCGGGCACGGTCGTCATCACGGACTCGACGAACATCGAGATCTCCGAGACGCCGGCCGAGCAGGTCAGCGCCGGACCGGGCGCGTCCCCGGAAGGCGTCCCGGACGTCACCTACGAGGACATCGGCGGCTTAGACGACGAACTCGATCAGGTCCGCGAGATGATCGAGCTGCCGATGCGCCACCCCGAACTGTTCCAACAGCTCGGTATCGAACCGCCGAAGGGCGTCCTCCTGCACGGCCCACCGGGCACCGGGAAGACCCTCATGGCGAAAGCGGTTGCCAACGAGATCGACGCTCACTTCGAGACGATCTCCGGCCCGGAGATCATGTCGAAGTACTACGGTGAAAGCGAGGAGAAACTCCGCGAGGTGTTCGAGGAGGCCGAAGAGAACGCCCCCTCGATCGTCTTCATCGACGAACTCGACTCCATCGCACCAAAGCGCGAAGAAGCCGGCGGTGACGTCGAACGGCGCGTCGTCGCCCAGCTGCTCAGCCTGATGGACGGCCTCGAGGAGCGCGGTCGTGTGACCGTCATCGCAGCGACCAACCGGGTCGACGACATCGACCCCGCGCTCCGGCGTGGCGGTCGCTTCGACCGCGAGATCGAAATCGGCGTACCGGACAAGGAAGGGCGCAAGGAGATCCTGCAGGTCCACACCCGCGGGATGCCCCTGACTGACTCGGTCGATCTGGAACACTACGCGTCCAACACCCACGGCTTCGTCGGTGCCGACCTCGAGTCGCTCGCTCGAGAGAGCGCGATGAACGCCTTGCGTCGCATCCGCCCGGAACTCGACCTCGAGTCCGAGGAGATCGACGCCGACGTGCTCGACCGCCTGCAGGTCAACAAGCAAGACTTCAAGGAAGCGCTCAAGGGAATCCAGCCCTCGGCGATGCGGGAAGTCTTCGTCGAAGTCCCCGACGTCACGTGGAACGACGTCGGCGGCCTTGGCGACACCAAAGAACGCCTGCGCGAGACCATCCAGTGGCCACTCGACTACCCCGAGGTGTTCGAGGCCATGGACATGGACGCCGCCAAAGGCGTCATGATGTACGGCCCGCCGGGCACCGGGAAGACGCTGCTCGCCAAAGCCGTCGCCAACGAGGCCGAATCGAACTTCATCTCGATCAAAGGCCCCGAACTGCTGAACAAGTACGTCGGCGAGTCCGAGAAGGGCGTCCGTGAGATCTTCGAGAAGGCGCGGTCGAACGCACCGACCGTGATCTTCTTCGACGAGATCGACTCGATCGCCGGCGAACGCGGCCAGCGACAGGGTGACTCCGGCGTCGGCGAACGCGTCGTCTCCCAGCTGCTGACCGAACTCGACGGGCTCGAGGAACTCGAGGACGTCGTCGTCATCGCGACCACGAACCGCCCCGACCTGATCGACTCGGCACTGCTCCGTCCCGGCCGGCTGGACCGTCACGTCCACGTTCCCGTCCCCGACGAGGAGGGCCGCAAGAAGATCTTCGAGGTCCACACCCGCAACAAGCCGCTGGCCGATACGGTCGACCTCGACGACCTCGCTGCCAGAACGGAGGGCTACGTCGGTGCCGACATCGAAGCCGTCACCCGCGAGGCCTCGATGGCCGCCAGCCGCGAGTTCATCACCTCGGTCGATCCCGAGGATATCGGAGACTCCGTCGGCAACGTCCGCATCAGTACGGAGCACTTCGACCACGCGCTCGAGGAAGTCGGGCCGAGCGTGACGCCCGAGACGCGCGAACGCTACGAGGAACTCGAAGAGGAGTTCCAGCAGGCCGAACCGACCCCGGAAGAAGACCAGCTCGGTCGCACCTTCCAGTAA
- a CDS encoding MFS transporter, whose product MSLGNNDKAIATFTMLAHAIVHWFELAIPIFLVVWLDAFDVSVALVGLVVALGYAPFGLGALPAGLLADRYGPKRLILLCLAGMSGSFVTLAAAPSIYAVAANLLCWGIIASIYHPAGLALISTGVENRGTVFAWHGIAGNVGIALGPFATATLLLVFEWQLVAVALAVPGLVATIYGLRLEFDPTAALDSRSRTTDADATTDSAAGSAFVANSKSLFASSFLLVFAVVTFVGLYYRGVLTYLPELLHGLPAMAGIESPGGLEELSLGDYIYVGLLVAGMAGQYVAGKLTARVAVARGLVVVFLGLAALALAFVPISSMGLGAIVFYCGVLGFSLFAIEPFYQEAVAVYTPADTRGLSYGYTYLGMFGLGALSISLGGYLLDHTTMGVFFATLSVIALLGAGISVRLLTKPDPRRAQSAASATTADD is encoded by the coding sequence ATGTCACTCGGGAATAACGACAAGGCAATTGCGACGTTTACGATGCTCGCCCACGCGATCGTTCACTGGTTCGAACTCGCGATTCCCATCTTTCTGGTCGTCTGGCTCGACGCGTTCGACGTTAGCGTCGCCCTCGTCGGACTCGTTGTCGCGCTTGGGTACGCTCCGTTCGGACTGGGTGCACTCCCGGCGGGATTGCTCGCTGACAGATACGGTCCGAAGCGGCTCATACTGCTCTGTCTCGCCGGCATGAGTGGCTCGTTCGTCACGCTCGCGGCTGCGCCCTCGATCTACGCCGTCGCGGCCAACCTGCTGTGCTGGGGAATCATCGCCAGCATCTACCATCCGGCGGGACTGGCGCTCATCAGCACCGGTGTCGAAAACCGCGGCACAGTCTTCGCCTGGCACGGCATCGCCGGCAACGTCGGCATCGCGCTCGGCCCGTTCGCCACCGCGACGCTGTTGCTCGTCTTCGAGTGGCAACTCGTCGCCGTCGCGCTCGCCGTGCCCGGTCTGGTAGCGACGATCTACGGGCTTCGACTCGAGTTCGATCCGACCGCTGCACTCGACAGCCGGTCACGGACGACCGATGCTGACGCAACGACGGACTCGGCTGCAGGATCGGCGTTCGTCGCGAACTCCAAATCATTGTTCGCCAGTTCGTTTCTCCTCGTGTTCGCCGTCGTCACGTTCGTCGGCCTCTACTACCGCGGCGTGCTCACGTACCTGCCGGAGTTGCTTCACGGACTGCCGGCGATGGCCGGCATCGAATCGCCGGGTGGGCTCGAGGAACTCTCGCTCGGCGATTACATCTACGTCGGCTTGCTCGTCGCCGGCATGGCGGGCCAGTACGTCGCCGGCAAGTTGACCGCCCGCGTGGCCGTCGCTCGCGGGCTGGTCGTCGTCTTCCTCGGCCTCGCAGCCCTCGCCCTCGCGTTCGTCCCGATCTCCTCGATGGGACTCGGTGCGATCGTGTTCTACTGCGGCGTCCTCGGGTTCTCGCTGTTCGCGATCGAACCGTTCTATCAGGAGGCTGTCGCCGTCTACACGCCCGCCGATACGCGCGGGCTCTCCTACGGCTACACGTACCTCGGGATGTTCGGGCTGGGCGCGCTCAGCATCTCGTTAGGCGGGTATCTGCTGGATCACACGACGATGGGCGTCTTTTTCGCGACGCTGTCCGTGATCGCGCTGCTCGGTGCCGGAATCTCGGTTCGGCTCCTGACGAAGCCGGACCCGCGTCGTGCGCAGTCGGCGGCGTCGGCGACGACGGCCGACGACTGA
- the bcp gene encoding thioredoxin-dependent thiol peroxidase: MLDVGDEAPEFALQNQHGETVRRSDFDGQRLVVYFYPRANTDGCTTEACAFNDARPQFHDRDARIVGISDDPVDDLESFAAAYDLEFDLLSDELGEVATLYDSYGEKQMFGNTFDGVFRNTYVVGPDGLIEAVYEGVTPEGHADEVLEGLGEQSAKRTL; this comes from the coding sequence ATGCTCGACGTAGGCGACGAGGCACCCGAATTCGCGCTCCAGAACCAACACGGCGAGACGGTTCGCCGATCCGACTTCGACGGCCAACGGCTCGTGGTGTACTTCTATCCCCGTGCGAACACCGACGGCTGTACCACCGAAGCCTGTGCGTTCAACGACGCCCGGCCGCAGTTCCACGACCGAGACGCCCGAATCGTCGGGATCAGCGACGACCCGGTCGACGACCTCGAGTCGTTCGCCGCGGCATACGACCTCGAGTTCGACCTGCTTTCCGACGAACTCGGTGAGGTCGCGACGCTGTATGACTCCTACGGCGAAAAACAAATGTTCGGGAACACCTTTGATGGCGTCTTCCGCAACACGTACGTCGTCGGCCCCGATGGTCTGATCGAGGCCGTCTACGAAGGCGTCACGCCAGAGGGACACGCCGACGAAGTCCTCGAGGGACTCGGTGAGCAGTCGGCCAAACGCACGTTGTAG
- a CDS encoding DNA replication complex subunit Gins51, whose translation MNLDELRSVQSKERKKDSLQNLRPSFYQEVGEYIADLEDEREHVAEQVDDPFSSPEIGHLTDEIETAKDVVEAIYERRMGKLVKQASLAAAGMAADDEGLTAEEADLFDDLVDRIGANKSRVLDVLEGVETDVASEVNASAATEAGPDDVDMPDDSEAASTRPVPDDGVDDVPPDEPEIGAEPPSPASDTTDDTPPVPPQEPPADAASSAGADGSASESTGPSGVTPADVMGGDGPTVDDTPPEPPSDSPPTSSESESETDTKTDDDDTDAVDRVTVKITQDIGSILGVDDREYTLSTDDVVTLPAQNATPLVERDAAEPLE comes from the coding sequence ATGAACTTAGACGAGTTGCGGTCGGTCCAGAGCAAGGAGCGAAAGAAAGACAGCCTCCAGAACCTTCGCCCCTCGTTCTACCAGGAGGTCGGCGAGTACATCGCCGACCTCGAGGACGAACGCGAGCACGTGGCCGAGCAGGTCGACGATCCGTTTTCGTCGCCGGAGATCGGCCACCTCACCGACGAGATCGAGACCGCCAAGGATGTCGTCGAGGCGATCTACGAGCGTCGGATGGGGAAACTCGTCAAACAGGCCAGCCTCGCCGCGGCCGGGATGGCGGCGGACGACGAAGGTCTGACGGCCGAGGAGGCCGATCTCTTCGACGACCTCGTCGACCGTATCGGCGCGAACAAATCCCGCGTGCTCGACGTGCTCGAGGGTGTCGAAACCGACGTAGCGTCCGAAGTCAACGCCAGTGCCGCGACCGAGGCAGGTCCCGATGATGTCGACATGCCCGACGACAGCGAGGCAGCCTCGACTCGTCCTGTGCCCGACGACGGCGTCGATGACGTGCCGCCGGACGAGCCCGAAATCGGTGCCGAGCCACCGTCACCGGCTAGTGACACGACCGACGACACACCGCCGGTGCCACCACAGGAACCACCAGCGGACGCCGCGTCGTCAGCCGGCGCCGATGGGTCGGCGAGCGAATCGACCGGCCCCAGTGGCGTCACGCCTGCAGACGTCATGGGTGGCGACGGACCGACGGTCGACGACACGCCGCCGGAGCCGCCGTCGGACAGTCCACCCACCAGTTCCGAGTCGGAGTCGGAGACGGATACTAAGACCGACGATGACGACACCGACGCTGTCGACCGCGTCACGGTCAAGATCACTCAGGATATCGGCTCGATCCTCGGCGTCGACGACCGCGAGTACACCCTCTCGACCGACGACGTGGTCACGCTGCCGGCACAGAACGCCACACCGCTGGTCGAGCGGGACGCAGCCGAACCGCTCGAGTAG
- the priS gene encoding DNA primase small subunit PriS translates to MEERTRAYLRGRFRDHYRRTEITPPPGANEREWGYIPWTAGPETTMVRHRSLLELGELSEFLVRKRPQHVYFSAGRFRDPGASSMHEKDWQSADLVFDLDADHLPSVTLGEDSYAEMLAKCKQALFRLLDFLENDFGFEDLEIVFSGGRGYHVHVRDENVVHLEREHRREIVDYVRGIGLDFESLIETETVAGLGRKTPTERRTLQTEGGWGARTHAHLMAYLDDLLALDDEDALERLQEFDGIGEGKATATLNAARNNREQLEAGNVTVHTAIAQLAERFADRAVERDNAPIDEPVTTDTNRLIRLPGSLHGGSGLETVRLERDEIDDFDPLDDAVPDTFRGHEITVDVTDGGEVELGGHSFTVSEGDQSLPEYVAVFLMARGRAEKEKE, encoded by the coding sequence ATGGAGGAGCGAACGAGGGCCTATCTTCGGGGACGATTTCGTGATCACTACCGGCGGACAGAGATCACACCACCGCCCGGGGCCAACGAACGCGAGTGGGGGTACATTCCGTGGACTGCGGGCCCGGAGACGACGATGGTCCGTCACCGTTCGCTGCTCGAGTTAGGTGAACTCTCGGAGTTTCTCGTCCGGAAACGACCACAACACGTCTACTTTTCGGCGGGACGGTTTCGAGACCCCGGCGCGAGTTCGATGCACGAGAAAGACTGGCAGTCAGCGGATCTCGTCTTCGACTTAGACGCCGACCACCTGCCGAGTGTCACGCTGGGCGAGGACTCCTACGCCGAGATGCTCGCGAAGTGTAAGCAGGCGCTCTTCCGATTGCTCGACTTTCTCGAGAACGATTTCGGCTTCGAGGACCTCGAGATCGTTTTCTCGGGCGGCCGCGGCTACCACGTCCACGTCCGCGACGAGAACGTCGTCCACCTCGAACGGGAACACCGCCGGGAGATCGTCGACTACGTTCGGGGGATCGGACTGGATTTCGAGTCGCTGATCGAGACCGAGACCGTGGCCGGATTGGGCCGGAAGACGCCGACGGAGCGCCGAACGCTCCAGACCGAAGGGGGATGGGGGGCGCGCACACACGCCCACCTGATGGCATATCTCGACGACCTGCTCGCGCTCGACGACGAGGACGCTCTCGAGCGCCTGCAGGAGTTCGACGGGATCGGCGAGGGGAAGGCGACGGCGACGCTCAACGCCGCCCGCAACAACCGCGAGCAACTCGAGGCGGGCAACGTCACCGTCCATACGGCGATCGCCCAGCTGGCAGAACGGTTCGCAGACCGGGCAGTCGAGCGGGACAACGCGCCGATCGACGAACCGGTCACCACCGACACGAACCGGCTTATCCGCCTGCCGGGCAGTCTTCACGGCGGCAGCGGCCTCGAGACGGTGCGCCTCGAGCGCGACGAGATCGATGACTTCGACCCACTCGACGACGCCGTTCCGGACACGTTCCGCGGTCACGAGATCACGGTCGACGTCACCGACGGCGGCGAGGTCGAACTCGGTGGGCATAGCTTTACGGTCTCGGAGGGAGACCAGTCATTACCAGAGTACGTTGCCGTGTTCCTGATGGCGCGCGGCCGGGCTGAAAAGGAGAAAGAATGA